A single genomic interval of uncultured Desulfobulbus sp. harbors:
- a CDS encoding NAD(P)/FAD-dependent oxidoreductase — translation MLKDGEKGVIRQRGTGDIKYAIAPHMPCGLVKPDQLRAIADVAEKYKVSEIKITSAARIAIIGLNEDQVEQAWKDLEMDPGHAVGLCVRSIKACPGIQYCRLAQQDSLEMGMELDRRYNGMALPSKMKMGVSGCKIQCAENCIKDLSLYGTPKGWSVMIGGSGSAWPRLADLLVEDLPCEDALEMVARIIAYYKENSRRERMGRMIDRLGFDQVKADLLS, via the coding sequence ATGCTCAAAGACGGAGAAAAAGGCGTCATCCGCCAGCGGGGAACCGGGGATATCAAATACGCCATCGCCCCCCACATGCCCTGTGGGCTGGTCAAACCGGACCAGCTCCGTGCGATCGCCGATGTGGCGGAAAAATATAAGGTTTCAGAAATTAAAATTACCAGTGCGGCCCGGATTGCCATCATCGGTCTGAACGAGGACCAGGTGGAACAGGCCTGGAAGGATCTAGAAATGGATCCGGGCCATGCCGTAGGGCTGTGCGTCAGAAGCATCAAGGCCTGCCCTGGCATTCAGTACTGCCGCCTGGCCCAGCAGGACAGTCTCGAGATGGGGATGGAGTTGGACCGGCGCTACAACGGCATGGCGCTCCCCAGCAAGATGAAGATGGGGGTATCCGGTTGCAAGATCCAGTGTGCTGAGAACTGCATCAAGGATCTTTCCCTTTACGGTACCCCCAAGGGCTGGTCGGTGATGATCGGCGGGAGCGGATCGGCATGGCCCAGACTGGCGGATCTCCTGGTGGAGGATTTGCCTTGCGAGGATGCGTTGGAAATGGTGGCCCGGATCATTGCTTATTACAAGGAGAATTCCAGGAGAGAGCGCATGGGCCGCATGATCGATCGTCTTGGTTTTGACCAGGTCAAGGCTGATCTTCTGTCCTGA